Proteins found in one Mucilaginibacter gracilis genomic segment:
- a CDS encoding beta-ketoacyl synthase chain length factor, translating into MRLYIRSAACISPQNTFGDVGFLTDVVEHTGNRLKTINPDYTKYIDAKLARRMSHVIKMGVATAKQCLADAGVQMPGAIITGTAFGCMEDTVTFLTRIVELDEEMLPPTAFIQSTHNTVAAQIALMLKCHNYNNTFVHKGISFESALFDAMMLLNEGEANDVLVGGAEEMVDTSFKVLTRLAFYKRWPISNLNLYNTPSKGTIGGEGAAFFLITDKPSPGNLAELKGIKTFYGKFDNQQIENRIIGFFEEQNINIANLHLVITGKNGDTKNDEVYKQLSISLFKNKTLANYKHLCGEYSTSSSFALWLASNIVKTGALPTVVMEADAQHQSPKMVLIYNHYQNMYHSLMLIAACSC; encoded by the coding sequence ATGAGGCTGTATATCCGTTCTGCCGCCTGCATATCACCGCAAAACACCTTTGGCGATGTTGGCTTTTTAACCGATGTTGTTGAACACACAGGTAATCGCCTCAAAACCATCAACCCTGACTATACCAAATACATTGATGCCAAGCTGGCCCGCCGCATGAGCCACGTGATAAAAATGGGGGTAGCCACCGCAAAACAATGTTTGGCCGATGCCGGTGTACAAATGCCCGGCGCCATAATTACCGGCACGGCCTTTGGCTGTATGGAAGATACGGTAACGTTTTTAACCCGCATTGTTGAGCTTGACGAAGAAATGCTGCCGCCTACGGCGTTTATACAATCTACCCATAACACGGTGGCCGCTCAAATAGCCCTCATGCTCAAATGCCACAACTATAACAACACTTTTGTACACAAAGGTATTTCGTTTGAAAGTGCTTTGTTTGATGCCATGATGTTGCTTAATGAGGGCGAAGCTAACGATGTACTGGTAGGTGGTGCCGAAGAAATGGTTGATACCAGTTTTAAGGTTTTAACGCGTTTGGCATTTTATAAACGCTGGCCAATTTCAAACCTCAATTTGTACAATACACCATCAAAGGGTACAATTGGTGGCGAGGGGGCTGCATTTTTTTTGATAACGGATAAACCTTCGCCAGGTAATTTAGCCGAATTAAAAGGGATTAAAACCTTTTATGGCAAATTTGATAACCAGCAAATTGAAAACCGCATCATCGGGTTTTTTGAAGAACAAAACATCAATATAGCCAACTTACACCTTGTTATAACAGGTAAAAACGGCGATACTAAAAACGATGAAGTATACAAGCAACTCAGTATTTCGCTATTTAAAAATAAAACGTTAGCCAATTACAAACACCTTTGCGGCGAATATTCAACCTCGTCGTCATTTGCGCTTTGGCTGGCATCAAATATTGTTAAAACCGGAGCGTTGCCAACCGTAGTAATGGAGGCTGATGCGCAGCACCAATCGCCAAAAATGGTATTGATTTATAATCATTACCAAAATATGTATCATTCGTTAATGCTTATTGCTGCCTGCTCATGTTGA
- a CDS encoding hotdog family protein, whose protein sequence is MLRDSLYHIESTSHHDGNIIAALKINAQHDILKGHFPGQPVLPGACMLQITKEVLEQTLKLNLRLKKADHLKFIQLINPAVNNLINININYKLTNDSLYHVTGALYLGETACFKLKGVFISQP, encoded by the coding sequence ATGTTGAGGGATTCACTGTACCATATCGAGTCAACTTCCCACCACGATGGCAATATTATAGCCGCCTTAAAAATTAACGCACAGCATGATATTTTAAAGGGCCATTTCCCCGGTCAGCCTGTATTGCCCGGTGCATGTATGCTGCAAATAACTAAAGAGGTGTTGGAGCAAACCTTAAAGCTAAACCTAAGGTTAAAAAAAGCAGATCATTTAAAATTTATTCAATTAATTAATCCGGCTGTAAATAACCTCATTAATATTAACATCAATTATAAACTAACCAACGATAGCTTATACCATGTAACAGGTGCGTTGTATTTAGGCGAAACAGCTTGCTTTAAGTTGAAGGGCGTTTTTATATCACAACCATGA
- a CDS encoding polysaccharide deacetylase family protein — protein MPFTFSFLLATLAATYCNATDPATIIARKQVPILCYHQIRDWTAKDSKTAKDYICPIATFKAHMKMLADSGYHTILPDQLYAYLTTGAALPSKPIMLTFDDTDLDQFTIANPELKKYHYKAVYFVMTVSLGRPHYMTADMVKKLSDEGNIVGSHTWDHHMVSKYTHNGVFKIKGKNGKITTRPVDDWVTQIDKPTKKLEEITGKKMDYFAYPFGIWNKAALPELKKRGFKAAFQLADKRDPVDPLMTIRRIIASGFWTAKNLSNSIKASFK, from the coding sequence ATACCGTTTACTTTTTCGTTTCTATTAGCCACTTTAGCAGCTACTTATTGTAACGCTACCGACCCGGCTACCATTATTGCACGCAAACAGGTGCCCATTTTATGTTACCACCAAATACGCGACTGGACAGCCAAAGACTCCAAAACTGCTAAAGATTACATTTGTCCCATAGCTACTTTTAAGGCCCACATGAAAATGCTGGCCGATAGCGGTTACCATACTATTTTGCCCGATCAGCTTTATGCTTACCTAACTACTGGTGCTGCTTTGCCAAGTAAACCTATTATGCTCACTTTTGATGATACCGACCTTGACCAGTTTACCATTGCCAACCCGGAATTAAAAAAATACCACTACAAGGCTGTATATTTTGTAATGACGGTTTCGTTAGGACGGCCTCACTACATGACTGCCGACATGGTTAAAAAACTATCTGACGAAGGCAACATCGTAGGCAGCCATACCTGGGACCACCACATGGTATCAAAATACACCCATAACGGTGTATTTAAAATTAAAGGCAAAAACGGAAAAATAACCACGCGCCCTGTTGACGACTGGGTTACACAAATTGATAAGCCAACCAAAAAACTGGAAGAAATTACAGGCAAAAAAATGGATTACTTTGCCTACCCCTTCGGGATATGGAACAAAGCTGCCTTGCCCGAACTAAAAAAGCGCGGTTTTAAAGCCGCATTCCAATTAGCTGATAAACGCGACCCGGTTGACCCGCTAATGACCATACGCCGTATTATTGCCAGTGGCTTTTGGACAGCAAAAAACTTGAGCAATAGCATTAAGGCAAGTTTTAAATAA
- a CDS encoding S1/P1 nuclease — translation MKKLILIALFFYIPVQTMAWGQLGHRVVAQIADAYLTPKARIELEKILGNESLAMAANWADFIKSDPNYKYLYTWHYVDLKEGMTFEQAEEYLKTDTIPNAFNKLNFMIKELKTNKTLAKDKKLLYVRMIIHVVGDIHQPFHAGRADDQGGNKIQLMWGNEQTNMHSIWDTKLIETQQYSYTEYAHNLNHTTAAQRAEWQKTSLAHWIYESNQIAESLYGEIKEPNQKLNTYNYIFLHIHTAEEQMLKGGVRLAGILNQIFG, via the coding sequence ATGAAAAAACTTATTTTAATTGCCCTGTTTTTTTACATCCCGGTACAGACTATGGCCTGGGGACAATTAGGGCACCGCGTTGTGGCACAAATAGCCGATGCTTACTTAACGCCCAAAGCGCGTATTGAGCTGGAAAAGATATTAGGAAACGAATCGCTGGCGATGGCTGCAAACTGGGCCGATTTTATTAAATCGGACCCTAATTATAAGTATCTATATACCTGGCATTACGTGGATTTGAAAGAAGGAATGACGTTTGAACAGGCAGAAGAATACCTTAAAACCGATACCATACCCAATGCTTTTAATAAGCTAAACTTTATGATAAAGGAGTTAAAAACCAACAAAACTTTAGCTAAAGATAAAAAGCTATTGTATGTACGCATGATAATACATGTTGTGGGCGATATACACCAACCCTTCCATGCGGGCCGTGCCGACGACCAGGGTGGTAACAAGATACAGTTGATGTGGGGAAATGAGCAAACCAATATGCACAGCATCTGGGACACCAAGTTAATTGAAACACAACAATACAGCTATACCGAATATGCGCACAACCTAAACCATACCACAGCCGCACAACGCGCAGAATGGCAAAAAACCAGCCTGGCGCATTGGATATATGAATCGAACCAAATTGCAGAATCGTTATACGGAGAGATTAAAGAACCTAACCAAAAGTTGAATACCTATAACTACATTTTTTTACACATCCATACCGCCGAAGAGCAAATGCTTAAAGGTGGCGTAAGGTTAGCGGGTATATTGAACCAGATATTTGGTTAA
- a CDS encoding DUF1800 domain-containing protein, which produces MKALKYIGIAVAVATTGFMASSFLSGPKSTTKRFTFPYQQAGLTERQAAAHLLNRFTYGATPGQIDAVVNMGLEKWFEQQLDAKQPDDSLKQMLQQYPDLKLSNSEIAAEFPRGGAVARMAVKDGIISKDSIGNAINKKEYRTQLSEYMLKKGYKPEQELLRQFINQKILRATYTNNQLQEVLTDFWFNHFNVSITKNQCAVFIPDYERDVIRPNVLGKFDKLLIATAQSPAMLYYLDLVSSVGTNTNARPARNQFIQNSEMMMGADSTSQRAKFIKQAIKAKKTQGLNENYAREVMELHTLGVDGGYTQNDVTQAARVLTGWTVYPMDNGYANPLKKLVENRVNQPGFLRKGDFLFTPNRHEVGEKVVLGKYFGPNDGYQEGEALLEMLAHNPSTAKFITKKLAVRFVSDAPQQTLLNKMAQSFTDHDGDIREVMITMASSPEFWSKESLREKTKSPFELAISSVRSLNATIRQPYQLYVWITKMGQKMYFYQAPTGFPDKGQYWINTGALLNRMNFGLALATQRIPGITFDLAALNNHHEPESAQSALLTYSKLIIPERNLDQTIKYLTPMVNDPELITKVDAAASKTTPTTQMNMAPSNDMMNADGTAKPKKAAGNLNRLSNVDYAMQNAKGNNNMLSQVVGVIIGSPEYQRR; this is translated from the coding sequence ATGAAGGCTTTAAAGTATATAGGTATAGCGGTGGCCGTTGCAACAACGGGTTTTATGGCATCTTCTTTTTTAAGCGGGCCAAAATCAACAACCAAGCGTTTTACCTTTCCTTATCAACAGGCCGGCTTAACCGAGCGCCAGGCTGCCGCCCATTTACTTAACCGGTTTACCTATGGTGCCACGCCCGGCCAGATAGATGCGGTAGTTAATATGGGCCTCGAAAAATGGTTTGAGCAACAACTGGATGCCAAACAGCCCGACGACTCGCTTAAACAAATGTTACAGCAATACCCCGACTTAAAACTGAGCAATAGCGAAATAGCTGCCGAGTTTCCGCGCGGCGGAGCCGTAGCCCGGATGGCCGTTAAAGATGGCATTATTAGTAAAGACTCCATAGGCAATGCCATCAACAAAAAAGAATACCGCACACAGCTTAGCGAATATATGCTTAAAAAGGGTTACAAACCCGAGCAGGAGCTATTGCGCCAGTTTATCAATCAAAAAATATTGAGGGCTACTTATACCAACAACCAGTTACAAGAGGTATTAACCGATTTTTGGTTTAACCACTTTAACGTATCTATAACCAAAAACCAGTGCGCCGTATTTATACCCGATTATGAGCGCGACGTGATACGCCCCAACGTGCTGGGCAAGTTTGATAAATTACTGATAGCTACTGCTCAATCTCCGGCTATGTTGTACTATCTGGATTTGGTTAGCAGTGTGGGCACCAACACCAACGCAAGGCCAGCCAGAAACCAATTTATTCAAAACTCCGAAATGATGATGGGTGCCGATTCTACATCGCAACGCGCCAAATTTATTAAGCAAGCCATCAAAGCCAAAAAAACACAAGGACTTAATGAAAATTATGCCCGCGAAGTAATGGAACTGCACACTTTAGGTGTTGATGGCGGTTATACTCAAAATGATGTTACACAAGCTGCCCGCGTGTTAACCGGTTGGACGGTTTACCCTATGGATAATGGTTACGCTAACCCTTTAAAAAAGCTGGTTGAAAACCGCGTTAACCAACCCGGTTTTTTGCGCAAAGGCGATTTTTTATTCACACCCAACCGCCACGAAGTAGGCGAAAAGGTGGTATTAGGTAAATACTTTGGCCCTAACGATGGTTACCAGGAAGGGGAGGCCTTGTTGGAGATGTTGGCTCATAACCCATCAACAGCAAAGTTTATAACCAAAAAATTAGCGGTACGCTTTGTAAGCGATGCACCTCAGCAAACCTTGCTTAACAAAATGGCCCAATCATTTACAGACCATGATGGCGATATACGCGAGGTGATGATAACAATGGCTTCGTCGCCCGAGTTTTGGAGTAAAGAATCCTTACGCGAAAAAACAAAATCGCCTTTTGAGTTGGCTATTAGTTCGGTTAGGAGCTTGAATGCCACCATCCGTCAGCCATACCAGTTGTATGTTTGGATAACCAAAATGGGCCAAAAAATGTATTTTTATCAGGCTCCAACAGGTTTCCCCGATAAAGGGCAGTACTGGATAAACACCGGCGCGCTGCTTAACCGCATGAACTTTGGTTTGGCACTCGCTACGCAACGTATCCCCGGTATCACGTTTGATTTGGCTGCGCTTAACAATCATCACGAACCGGAGAGCGCGCAATCGGCCCTGCTAACGTACAGCAAGCTGATTATTCCGGAAAGAAACCTCGATCAAACCATAAAATACTTAACGCCAATGGTTAACGACCCCGAACTGATAACCAAGGTTGATGCCGCGGCCAGCAAAACCACCCCAACTACCCAAATGAACATGGCGCCAAGTAATGATATGATGAACGCTGATGGTACTGCAAAACCTAAAAAGGCTGCCGGTAATTTGAACAGGCTGAGTAATGTTGATTATGCTATGCAAAACGCCAAAGGCAATAACAATATGCTGTCGCAGGTGGTAGGGGTTATTATCGGTTCGCCGGAGTATCAAAGAAGATAA
- a CDS encoding DUF1501 domain-containing protein, translating into MTSRRGFLKAGGLALFGVSLAGGIPGFLAEAAASDKIYAPYKKKKTMVCIFQRGAMDGLMAVTPFTDEYLKAARPTLFMSAAKGGTNKPLIDLDGRFGLHPSMNAFEPLFRDGRLGIVHGIGSPNNTRSHFDAQDYMESGTPFNKGTASGWLNRAVGLLGHDAATTPFQAVSLTSAMPRSFYGDNPSLAISNLQDFAIQMRGNPAGANMAAKSFEDLYGQASTGLLKQTGKESFDAVKMLQKTDTKNYKPANGAIYPNTAVGNSLKQIAQLIKMDVGLEVAFTESGGWDTHFNQGTENGIFARNVNDLSNCIVAFWTDLGQYQDDVTLMTMTEFGRTVHQNGTGGTDHGRASCNFILGNNVAGGKVYGDMKPLSVDNLEDGRDLAVTTDFRAVFSDVADKHLGLKNDRVLFPEWNGTKLEVMKG; encoded by the coding sequence ATGACATCGAGAAGAGGATTTTTAAAAGCAGGCGGACTGGCGTTATTCGGCGTGAGTTTGGCTGGCGGCATCCCCGGTTTTTTAGCCGAAGCCGCTGCCAGTGATAAAATATATGCTCCCTATAAAAAGAAAAAAACAATGGTTTGTATTTTTCAACGCGGAGCAATGGATGGCTTAATGGCAGTAACCCCATTTACCGACGAATATTTAAAGGCGGCAAGGCCAACCTTGTTTATGTCGGCAGCAAAGGGAGGAACCAACAAACCATTAATTGATTTGGATGGCCGTTTTGGGTTGCACCCGTCAATGAATGCTTTCGAACCTTTATTTCGCGATGGTCGCCTGGGGATAGTACATGGTATAGGCTCGCCAAATAATACCCGCTCGCACTTTGATGCGCAGGACTACATGGAATCGGGCACGCCGTTTAACAAGGGCACCGCCAGTGGCTGGTTAAACCGCGCTGTTGGTTTGCTGGGGCACGATGCCGCTACAACGCCTTTCCAGGCGGTTAGCTTAACATCGGCCATGCCACGTTCTTTCTACGGCGATAATCCGTCGTTGGCTATAAGCAACCTTCAGGATTTTGCAATACAAATGCGCGGCAACCCGGCGGGAGCTAACATGGCCGCTAAAAGTTTCGAAGATTTGTACGGACAGGCATCAACCGGCTTACTAAAACAAACCGGCAAAGAAAGTTTTGATGCCGTTAAAATGCTGCAAAAAACCGATACCAAAAATTACAAGCCGGCTAACGGTGCCATTTATCCCAATACTGCTGTAGGTAACTCGTTAAAACAAATTGCCCAGTTAATAAAAATGGACGTTGGTTTAGAGGTTGCCTTTACCGAATCGGGCGGTTGGGATACCCACTTTAACCAGGGTACCGAGAACGGCATTTTTGCCCGTAACGTAAACGATTTAAGTAATTGCATTGTAGCTTTTTGGACAGACCTTGGCCAATACCAGGACGATGTAACCCTCATGACCATGACCGAATTTGGCCGCACCGTACACCAAAACGGCACCGGCGGCACCGACCATGGCCGTGCATCGTGTAACTTTATTTTAGGTAACAATGTTGCCGGGGGCAAAGTATATGGCGATATGAAACCACTATCGGTAGATAATTTAGAAGATGGCCGCGATTTGGCCGTTACCACCGATTTCCGCGCCGTGTTTAGCGATGTTGCCGATAAACACCTCGGCCTCAAAAACGACCGGGTTCTGTTCCCCGAATGGAATGGAACAAAGTTGGAGGTGATGAAGGGTTAA
- a CDS encoding NUDIX hydrolase N-terminal domain-containing protein has product MPSTQLLNIAKRLKTMSHLGLTYANNDYDIERYKELEQISLEMMHLLTEHPLQALALYFNDKKEYITPKVDIRAVIFNEHKEILLVKEKADGKWSLPGGWADIGLSPTEIAVKEALEETGFTVEAKKLLAVLDKRCHPHPPQLDYVYKIFIQCEIVGGAYVQAFDILEVAFFAQNAIPELSIDRVLPSHIDLMFEYLNDADKAAVVD; this is encoded by the coding sequence ATGCCATCTACCCAACTCCTTAATATTGCCAAGCGGCTAAAAACGATGTCGCATTTAGGTTTAACCTATGCCAATAATGATTACGATATTGAGCGTTATAAGGAACTTGAACAGATAAGCCTGGAAATGATGCACCTGCTTACCGAACACCCTTTACAAGCACTTGCCCTGTATTTTAACGACAAGAAGGAATACATTACGCCAAAGGTTGATATACGGGCAGTGATATTTAACGAGCACAAAGAGATTTTGCTGGTGAAGGAAAAAGCAGATGGAAAATGGTCGTTACCGGGGGGCTGGGCAGATATTGGCCTCTCGCCTACCGAAATTGCTGTAAAGGAAGCTTTGGAAGAAACGGGTTTTACCGTTGAGGCTAAAAAATTACTGGCCGTTTTAGATAAGCGGTGCCACCCGCACCCGCCGCAACTGGATTATGTTTATAAAATTTTTATCCAATGCGAAATTGTTGGCGGCGCATATGTACAGGCCTTTGATATTTTAGAAGTGGCTTTTTTTGCGCAAAATGCAATTCCGGAGTTATCGATAGACCGGGTTTTGCCGTCGCATATTGATTTGATGTTTGAGTATTTGAATGATGCTGATAAGGCGGCAGTTGTTGATTAA
- a CDS encoding HAD family hydrolase, which produces MTYTNTNIKVIAFDADDTLWVNEPYFRKTEEKFYALLENFLTGHNIERELLKTEIGNLALYGYGVKGFTLSMIETALNVSDKKINVDIVEKVIKMGKELLEEPIELLEGVEDVLAQLKPKYKLVVATKGDLLDQQRKLHKSGLGHYFHHIEVMSEKGEEDYSKLIGRLDIKPEEFLMIGNSLKSDVLPVVKIGGHGIHIPFHTTWAHEVVDTNFEHPNFRIAEKIADILEWIE; this is translated from the coding sequence ATGACTTACACTAACACCAATATTAAAGTTATTGCCTTTGATGCCGACGATACCCTTTGGGTTAACGAGCCTTACTTCCGCAAAACAGAAGAGAAATTTTATGCCCTGCTGGAAAACTTTTTAACCGGGCATAATATTGAGCGCGAACTGCTGAAAACCGAAATTGGCAATTTAGCACTGTATGGTTACGGCGTTAAGGGCTTTACGCTATCGATGATAGAAACGGCACTCAATGTATCGGACAAGAAGATAAATGTTGATATAGTTGAGAAGGTGATAAAGATGGGTAAAGAGCTGCTGGAAGAACCCATTGAGTTGCTTGAAGGTGTTGAAGATGTGCTTGCACAACTGAAACCGAAATACAAGTTAGTGGTTGCCACGAAGGGCGACCTGCTTGACCAGCAACGGAAGCTACATAAATCGGGCCTAGGGCATTACTTTCACCATATTGAGGTGATGTCGGAAAAAGGCGAGGAAGATTACAGCAAGCTGATAGGCCGGCTGGATATTAAACCGGAGGAGTTTTTGATGATAGGTAATTCGCTAAAATCGGACGTGCTGCCGGTGGTAAAAATAGGCGGGCACGGCATTCATATCCCGTTCCATACTACTTGGGCGCATGAAGTTGTTGATACCAATTTCGAGCATCCTAACTTTAGGATTGCGGAGAAGATTGCGGATATTTTAGAATGGATTGAGTAA
- the guaB gene encoding IMP dehydrogenase, with protein sequence MQLDPAKFVAEGLTYDDVLLLPAYSEVLPREVDTRSFLTRTIRLNVPIVSAAMDTVTDATLAIAIAQAGGIGMLHKNMSIAQQADEVRKVKRSESGMIQDPVTLPETAILADAFKIMKEHKIGGIPVIDGDHKLKGIITNRDLRFQKNMGKSVVEVMTKENLIIAPEGTTLLQAEEILQNYKIEKLPVVDNEGRLSGLITFKDIQKFKNYPEACKDEHGRLRVGAAVGVTADTLERVDALVKAGVDVIAIDTAHGHSKGVIDKLKQVKAHYPALQVIVGNVATGDGARALADAGADAVKVGIGPGSICTTRIIAGVGVPQLYAVYECARALQGTGVPVIADGGIKHTGDIAKAIAAGASSIMAGSLFAGVEESPGETIIYEGRKFKSYRGMGSIEAMEQGSKDRYFQDVEDDIKKLVPEGIVGRVNFKGTLAEVMYQYVGGLRASMGYCGAANIEALQKAQFVRITASGIRESHPHDITITKEAPNYTR encoded by the coding sequence ATGCAATTAGACCCCGCCAAATTTGTTGCCGAAGGATTAACGTACGATGATGTTTTACTGTTACCCGCTTACTCCGAAGTTTTACCTCGCGAAGTTGATACCCGGTCGTTTTTAACCCGTACCATCAGGCTTAATGTGCCCATTGTTTCGGCCGCTATGGATACCGTTACCGATGCAACTTTGGCAATTGCTATTGCACAGGCAGGCGGCATTGGTATGCTGCACAAAAACATGAGCATAGCCCAGCAGGCCGATGAGGTGCGCAAGGTAAAACGATCTGAAAGTGGTATGATACAAGACCCGGTTACCCTTCCCGAAACAGCGATATTGGCCGATGCCTTTAAGATAATGAAGGAGCATAAAATAGGCGGTATCCCGGTTATTGATGGCGATCATAAATTAAAAGGCATCATCACCAACCGCGACCTGCGTTTCCAAAAAAACATGGGTAAATCGGTTGTGGAGGTAATGACCAAAGAAAACCTCATTATTGCCCCCGAAGGCACTACCTTACTACAAGCCGAAGAGATATTACAAAACTATAAGATAGAAAAACTGCCCGTTGTTGATAACGAGGGCCGTTTAAGCGGTTTAATTACCTTTAAGGATATCCAGAAATTTAAAAATTACCCCGAAGCCTGTAAAGACGAGCATGGCCGCCTGCGCGTTGGTGCTGCGGTTGGCGTTACCGCCGATACATTGGAGCGTGTAGACGCCCTGGTAAAGGCCGGGGTTGATGTGATTGCTATTGATACCGCACATGGCCACTCCAAAGGCGTTATTGATAAGCTTAAACAAGTTAAGGCGCATTATCCAGCATTACAGGTTATTGTAGGCAACGTAGCCACGGGCGACGGTGCCAGGGCCCTTGCTGATGCCGGAGCCGATGCTGTAAAGGTAGGTATAGGGCCCGGCTCTATTTGTACTACCCGTATTATTGCAGGGGTGGGCGTACCGCAGCTATATGCCGTTTACGAATGCGCCCGCGCATTGCAGGGCACAGGCGTACCCGTAATTGCCGATGGTGGCATTAAGCACACTGGCGATATTGCAAAGGCAATAGCCGCAGGTGCAAGCTCAATAATGGCAGGTTCGTTATTTGCAGGTGTTGAAGAATCGCCGGGCGAAACCATCATTTACGAAGGCCGTAAATTCAAATCATACCGGGGCATGGGTTCTATCGAAGCAATGGAACAAGGCTCAAAAGACCGCTACTTTCAGGACGTGGAAGACGACATCAAAAAACTCGTTCCCGAAGGTATTGTTGGCCGCGTAAACTTTAAAGGCACCCTTGCCGAAGTGATGTACCAATACGTAGGCGGCCTGCGCGCAAGCATGGGTTACTGCGGCGCCGCCAACATCGAAGCCCTCCAAAAAGCCCAGTTCGTGCGCATCACCGCATCCGGCATCCGCGAAAGCCACCCCCACGATATTACAATAACTAAAGAAGCACCTAATTATACAAGATAA